Below is a window of Dromiciops gliroides isolate mDroGli1 chromosome 5, mDroGli1.pri, whole genome shotgun sequence DNA.
TCAGAAGtgtgaggacctgggttcaaatcctgcctttgttccttcctagttatgtgactttgggcaagttacttaaccgccctttccaaatctgtaaaatgaaaatgttgaaccaggtcctctgaggtcccttccaatgttAGATCAGTGATTCTGTGACCTTCGTTATATCATGTATTTGTCCTACAAGCACATTGTGTTATGTGTTGGCATATGGCCTCTGCATCTAGTTATCATATGCAGACCTTACATGTTATGTTACATATTATGTGAGTCCCAAGTATTTGCTCCATGGTATGTAATTTTATTGACTGCTATTAATTTGTGTACTATGCATAATTTTTCTACatgtgtggtttttaaaaaatcccatgCTACCATCTATATACTGCATACTTGTATATGCACAGTATATTCAGAAAAATACACCATATGCCAATTAACTAATGCTTATGGTGTatgtatgtgggggtgggggtggggagtggagggaCTTGTGGACTTATACCACCCTATGCTCTGATTCTAATCCACTAGGCCACCAATCCAGGACCCTGCCCCCACACCCATGGGGAGATAAATAATTCAACATTGCATATATCCCTGGAACAGAGCTGCCTTTGCTCATGATTGGAAAGAGAGTGAATCAGCCATGCTGGTACTCTCTATAACCAACCAGGCATctttcagttttttttgttttgttttgttttgtttttttgcaggcaacggaggttaagtgacttgcccagggtcacacagctagtaagtgtcaagtgtctgaggtcggatttgaactcaggtcctcctgaatccagggccggtgcttaaccactgcatgCCCCCAGGCATCTTTCAAATACCTAGGTATCTTCCTGTAAAGGGCTGTTCAGGGATGACTAATGTCCTCTGGTATAAGGGCTtgcttttcagggctgctcatccacctagtgtccacctgtcacccaactctcacccatGTCTCCTAAAAGCTATAGCATGGGCAATGGCCATACCCCGGTAAAACTGtcttgacaggggcagctaggtggcgcattggataaggcaccagccttggattcaggaggacctcaaatccagcctcagacacttactagctgcgtgaccctgggcaagtcacttaactcccattgccctgcaaaaaaacctaaaacaaacaaacaaacaaaaaaaacccaaactgtcTTGACAAATGgaataaaccaggttgagggtaacccatggccctcaaacctgttggtgatgGTTAGGAGGATGTCAACCCAAATCACGcaaagacttcccctggcagagtGGGTGATGAGAACAATTGATCCCATCAgctatgaaggtggctgaagtaggcactgtggagtgcttagagcttggttagacactGAACATGCCAATGGAAGATGTCAACCACAGCATCCTGGGCCTTCTCCGGtcgtcttgatttttgtcttgccactggatttcaatgactctgtaagagagaatgagactgacaactttgtgcaactctgtctcacttaaatccaatttaccagCAAATCAAGCAAGTCATCACCCTCATgacgtcattggtcctctttgaaaaccaaaGAGGAACAACAGTCTTCTTGCCTAACCTCTGGTCCCTGTCTCTCTTGCCAACAGGCCAGAACCAGGGTTTAGTCCACACTGATTTCTTGCCATCTTCCTTTTTGCTGTCTGGGctctcctcccccccacttcCTTGCTCAAGAAATAATAATCAGATCAGCAGTATTATTGCTATTGGGAAGGACATGACAATCTACTGTCCTGTGGCTAAGGTACTTTTAATTCTATTCAGAACCCTGTGATTCCCAGTCCTAGGCCACCTAGACAGAAGCTCCGTTTAGTCCTACTGCTCTCTGATTTCCCCAGGCCCCTCACTCTCTgcatcctcttcttcctttgcGATCCAAGGAACCCCTGTTCTCTCGTTTTCAAACTGCCCTTCATATTCGACTTCTTCCTTTCATGCTCTTGCCAACTTCTTGCAATTCTTGAAacatcctcctccccttcctccttccctcgtCACCATCTCTAGGATGGGGCTTACCACCTTTCATGACTCCTGACTATCTGAGccaaaaggaagaggaagcaggatttacttccagattctctccctatttcaatcaatcagcaaCCTCTCCTTTGAAGTTCATCCCCTACAGATACAATACCTTATCCAGATCCCAATAGCTGTTATTTACAAGGTCTCAGTTTATTCTCCCAAGGAGTTGAGTAACTGGCTTATAGTCTTCCTTCCACCCCACCCTCACCTGTAGTGCACCATTTTACATGGTTTTTACATTACTTTTTATCCATCTCTCATTTTTACTTATACCACCTAAATCTCCCCCTGTATCTCCTCCTTCCTCGTtgcccctcccagagagccatcctttacaacaaagaattgtttttggttttttgtttctgtggggcaatgagggttaagtgacttgcccagggtcacacagctagtaagtatcaagtgtctgaggctggatttaaactcaggtcctcctgaatccagggctggtgctttatccactgtgccacctagctgcctccctataacgaagaattaaaaaagaaagaaagggcaaaaaaagaaagaaagaaaagaggaaaaaactcagcaagcaaaactaatcaatgctttgaaaaaaatctgacattatatgaaGTGTTCCACACCTCTGGACTCTTTCCACATCCTCTCCCTCTCACAAAGGAGTCGGTAGAGATGTCTTCTCATGTCTTTagcgggggagggaggaaaggagagagactaaGTTTGTTCTTTATTGCAaaagaagtggggaaaataatcagaaaaactaatcaacacatgaaaaaaaatctgacaatatatgtaATATGCAACACTCATGGACCTCCCACTTCtgcaaaagaggagaaaatgtcttttttttttactttgaatagaattttattttccaaaatatatgtaaaaacaaattttaacatcaattttttaaaactttgtgttccaacttctcttcctccctccattcccaccccccacccacaagaactcaagcaattcaaaataagttatacatgagtagtcatggaaaaattcccatattagctagttgtgagagaaaacagtcaaaaaaaccccaaacttcagattaaggaattgtcaaagaggaaaagaaaaaaagaatttaaaaaaatgtgtttccatctgttttcagatactatccgttctttctctgcagatgggctgcaatcttcataagtccttcagggttatattggatcatagCCTtgatgcttcccagcagatcatcccccactattgctgttattttgtatacagtacatttcactctgcttcagttcatgtaggtctttccaggtttttctgatagtatcctgttcatcataacctgtatatagtaccttaagcttgacagagaattttagcccagcaaagtaggtaccatacgttttgccattataatcaatcatcataactatttcccttcttcccactcccttcccatgacatttattctatcttcttttaacctattcctcctcaaaagtgttttacttctgactatcctctcccctgctctgcactgccttttttcacccttccttccttatcctcctcccctcctactttcctgcagggtttagattactcctcccaattgggtatgaatgcaattccctccatgagcccactcagATGAGATCCAaagacaagcatttgttaagcatttactatgtgccaaacaccgCTTTAAGTAAGGTGGACAGAAATACAAACAAAgggaaagacaatctctgccctcaaggtaaACCCATACTGATTCATAAAGGAGAGCTGAAGAGGTAGGACAATTGATCTGTCTAGGCTTTTCCTCAAAATGAATGTTCTGGGAAGAGCTCATCAAGGGGAGAAGGAACCCACAGGGGGTAAGGCCACTGAGCCATGGTAGTCAAGTCCAGAGAATAAGAAATGGCTGCAATATTCATTTTCACTTGTTACCGGGCTGcctttctttcaatttccattgctATAGtcattatatattgttttcctggtctttcttacttcactttgcatcagttcatatgtctacCCATGCTTCTCAGTATTCAGTATAATtaattgctttttggtttttctttgttttgtttttgtggggcaattgagggttaagtgacttgccagggtcacagctagtgtcaagtgtttgaggctggatttgaactcaagtcctcctgaatccagggctggtgctttatccactgcaccatctagctgcccccaattcattgCTTTTTATAGCATGgtataattccattacattcatgtacaacAATTTGCTTAGCTATTTCgaaatttactttgtttccaattctttgctaccacaaaaagcgcTCCTGTTAATATCCCTTCGAGAACTGTGGCTCCCCAGGGGATTTATCAACCTCCTCAACCCTTACTATCTCTACTTGCTCTTCACCTCTGCCATATACCAGGAAGCTCTCACTCTTAACTTAATCCTCCCCCATAAATGTTCCatggcccatagtaggtacttaatgattAATTAATGGTGAATGGTTaacaatattattaattatagctAACTATAATTAATTGGTGGTGATTAGTGACAACTAATAATTGTGTAATTTAATTTACTTGAGAGGTGATGGACGAAAAGTACAGAGCCAGGCATTTTTGGACACTGAATATATTCCtttgtttgactatgcttatttgttacaaggtttcccctcctttttttcctctcagtttgctggggagagGGTATGGGGAAAAGAAGAGTTAGTAATAGTgttgtcccaccccccaaaaaaaataggcCATCATACCATTTTTGAGGGGAAgaagcaattgggattaggtgacttgtccagggtcacacagctaataagtatctgaggctggatttgaactcaagccctctcGACTCCGGGGCTGGTATTCTAGAAGTGTacactgcctcccccccccatatatatatattttttttgcagggcaatggggattaagtgacttgcccagggtcacacagctagtaagtgtcaagtgtctgaagctggatttgaactcaggtactcctgaatccagggctggtgctttatccactgcgccacctagctgcccccccaccatttttaatgcaaagaaaaaggaagttggGAAGGAAGTAAGCACAAGTGgcacagtttttaaaataatatggaaTATACACACACCCccataaatatatacttataaagCAAGCAGTATGAAATGGTAATTCAACTTCATATataatctttgtgtgtgtgtgtcagtgtATGAAAGTGCTATGTGATGTGTGTAATGTGCTATGTGTATGAAAGTGCTATGCGATATGTGTAATGTGCTATGTGTATGGAAATATTTCTTTGCAGGGGAGTTTATAttcaaaatttgaaaacaaagttttaaaaagaattggattggagcagctaggtggcacagtggatagagcagtggccctggattcaggaagatctgagttcaaatccgacctcagacacttaacacttactagctgtgtgactctgggcaagtcacctaaccccaactgcctcacaaaaaaacaacaagaaaaaataattggatTGAGCTGAATTCTAGTTTCTAATACATAActttgaaattcctctatttcattataaTGTCAAATCCTGCCATCTCTCCTTGTGCCTcatccttcctattttccttttctttctttcttttttttccccccagggcaatgagggttaagtgacttgcccagggtcacacagctagcaagtgtcaagtgtctgaggccggatttgaactcaggtcctcctgaatccaggacctttgctttatatactgcactacctagctgcccctgtgcctcctagctgccccccatttttcatctttaacaCAAACTCCAGGCACTCCAAAccttccccttcccattctcCCTCATTCCCACTCTATTTCCCTGGCCATTATTCCTACTCCAGTCTTACTTTCCTCCTTTCAAAATCTTGACCATATAGTTAACCAGTTCAATATCACAGTGACTTCTGACTTGTCCTCTCCATGCACAGTATACACGTTTCTAAATTAGAACTTTGGgttactcccaccatctgcccTCTCTACCGCTACCCACAAGCTGCTGAACAGAGTGGAAAGAAATCCAAACCAACCGCTGAATGGATCTACTACAAATTTGGGCCATTTAATCTCAAGTGGGTCTCCTGAGTGCACACTGATCTGTTtactctttcctgattctccatcAAACTCTCCACAGTGTCTCTTCCAAATCTCATCTTCTTTCAAGCCACCTACactactgctttttttttctttataattttattcttgtcccaaattacacgtaaaaacaaattttaacgttgatttttaaaactttgtgttccaaattttctttctctctccctcaccacccctcccttaagaactcaagcaattcaatatgttatacatgtgtagtcatgcaaaacatttccacattacagAACTGCTTTCTCACTCCTTAACTATGTACCTTGCTTTGTATTTCCACTGAAAAAAATTAGGCCGTCAGTCATGGGAATCCCTTTTCTTCAATTGTACATGTGAATCACCTGAATttcatctcctcttctctcctttgctccTGTCTCAGAGGAAATAGGGGCCCTTCTGCTTGCTAGTGTCAATTCATCTATTTATCCTCTCATTTCTCCTGGgatatttcttcttcccttatctcccccatcccccaaaggTTCTATTTGTCTTTATCCATTGGTTCCTTCCCTGCAGTTTATAAATAAGCCCAGATCACGTGATTCTGTGAAAACTaaactaaaccaaaacaaaaaaccctctccTTGATCCTACCACATCCTCAAGCCAACACCTTTGATCCTTCCTCCCATTCACTGCCAAACCCCCAGAAAGAAGCTGTCTATACGTTttgcctcaactttctcatctcttcctggatactctttttttttttttttttagtgaggcaattggggtcaagtgacttgcccagggtcacacagctagtaagtgttaattgtctgaggccggatttgaacccaggtactcctgactccaaggtcggtgctctatccactgtgccacctagctgcccctcttcctggaTACTCTTATCCCCTTGGggagttttgttttggttctgtttttttttttgttttttgcagtgcaatgagggttaagtgacttgcccagggtcacacagctagtgtcaagtgtctgaggtcaaatttgaactcaggtcctcctgaatccagggctggtactttatccactgtaccacctagctgcccgtttgttttttgtggggattttttgaacatggctatcttttttctttttctcttatctaTCTGGCTGTCCCTTCTCAGTGCCCTTTGTGGGATCACCATGAAAGTCCCATCCTCTATGGATGGATATTCCcaaaggctctgtcctaggctctcttcattactatttcttcttcttcttttttttttttttggtgaggcaatcggggttaagtgacttgcccagggtcacacaactagtgttaagtgtctgaggccggatttgaactcaggtcctcctgaatgcagggctggtgctttatccactgtgccacttagctgcctcttgtctctttctttctttctttctttttttttttttgcagggcaatgggggttaagtgacttgcccagggtcacacagctagtaagtgtcaagtgtctgaggccggatttgaactcaggtactcctgaatccagggctggtgctttatccactgtctatttctttctttttttttttttttttgcagggaaatgggggttaagtgacttgcccagggtcacacagctagtaaatattaagtgtctgaggccggatttgaactcaggtcctcctgactccagggccggtgctctatccactgcaccatctagctgccctgtctatttctttttaatctcgGTTGTGAGGTTGACTTTTACCTTTCTGAGGATGAGGCCTAAATTTAAATATCCAGCactcatctctctcctgacctccagttgGGAGAGGCAGTTGGGTAGCAAAGTTGATAAAAATACTGTATTTGTTgccaagaagacccgagttcaaattctaccatagatattagctgtgtgaccttgtggaagaacttttttcatctgtaaaatggtgataggAAAAGCATCTCTTCCTCCTAGGGTTATCGGgagcatcaaatgagacaatttttgtaaagggctttgtaaatctTGACCCTCTCCCTTTTGGGAAGGGGGGGCTCATCTGTTCTATACCCAAGTAGAGTCTCCAATGGCCTTGGGGAGCCTTACTTCCAACGAGGATTAGAGTCTTGTTTCTTATACTCTTCGGCTCATGATACCCCATTAAACACCTGGTGCCCCTGGGACAATTTACTCATAACAGGTTGGAGTCTAGGGTCTCCTccaaagggagaggaaaaataataCTCAGTGTAAACTCTATAAGTCTTTATCTCCTTCACACAGAAGAAATGTTCAACACAAACCACTCAGATGGACGGACACAGTGACTTCAGCAGGACAGGAGTAACTTTTGCTATGCTCCTCAGGAGGTTATTACTTAAAACCTCATgtgatggggcaactaggtagtgcagtggatagagcaccggccctggagtcaggaggacctgagttaaaatccagcctcagacacttaacactagctgtgtgaccctgggcaagtcacttaaccccaattgcctcaccaaaaaaccaaacaaaaacctcatGTGATCACAGAATTTTGCTGAGTAGTCATTTTACATTTTGCTTTGGCTACAGAGTGAACTcgttaaatatttaaaaggaaaagcaagcagTACATTAATAAAGACCTACAGTTCCATGCAGGAGCCTGTTTCTGTTATAACACCTGTCCCAAGGCCTTTGCCATTGTCTCCTCATTGGTGAAGAGGAATGCCTTGGGGCATTTTAACAAGAAATGGCCATTTTATCTCATATTTCAAAAGGGGGGGGAAAGTGTTATTTATTATTAgtggaaggacaaaaaaaaatggtattctTGCCTGTGCAGGGGGGATGCTGGATATTTCTGAGCGGAGGGCCTGGGTGTgaattcccctttctccctctagcTCAGGGTCACTCACTTGCCCAGGGGGCCTTTGCCCACACTGacctcaaaccccccccccccccttccctgcctTTCCTTCGAGGATGCTCGTGGTCCTCGGGGATCCCTCCCGGTGGGGCCTGTTTACATCATGCATCGGGCTGGAGGGCCCTGTCCTTGGTAACCCCAGCGCTtgacacaatgcctggtatatagtaggtgcttaattagtgCTTCTCGcctggactcagtttctttatcggGCTAGTTAATGGGGAGGCCAGGGGTCCCAAGGTTCCAGGGCCAGGAAGACCTGTTCTCCAGTTCTCTTAGCCCAGGGTCCCCGGCCCCACCCTTGGCCCAGTCAGCCCAGTCTAGAAGAAGGGCTGTGCGCATGGGTGGGGCTTGGGGTGGGTGAGCCTCTGGCCTTGCCCGAGGAGAAGCTACCCAACCCGAACCTCCCGGAGCTCGATCTGGGCTCGGGCTGACACCGCCCCTTCCAGCGACCGTTTCCCCGGGTCTGGCACGCCCCCGCGAGATCGATGAGCAGACTCTCCAATGGGAATTCGAGGGCTCGGCAGAGCGGCAAATCAAGCCGCAGAGGAGGCGGGGCCAGGCGAAGGAGGTGGGGACCAGGAAGAAGGCGccgggaggagggggggaagaggagggaggaggactTTGACTCCTGCTGAAGCAAAGAGGTGATGGGGTCGTCTGGGTTCCTCTTTACTTTCCCTTCCCCGGGCCGGGGACCCTTCCTGTGCCCGGAGGCACCTACCTCTGGGTTCTCCTTTCAGTGGGGTAAGGTGGGTTGGAGGAGTCTCATTAAGGACTTGGGGATCCTCctacctccttccccatcccGCTTGGGTGCTTGGACCCGAGACTTTGCCCCTTCCTTTCTTGGGCGTGAAACGGGGGTCAGGTCGTTCGGTTTCCTTCTCGGACCCCACTCCCCCTTCCAAGCACTAAGATACGCTTAGAGGTCTCCTGTGCCTGTTCCCTCACCCCTCGCGCCCGGGGTCCTTCCTCTCCCAGCCCAAGGAATGTGGGTGCCGGGTGGAGAAATGGGAACCCCCGAATTCCTGGGCTTTACCTCGCCTAGCTCGTCTGCCAGCTGTGCCCAgaggtgggggcggggcgggaggagaaaggggaagggttagaggatcccccccccccccactattgAAGAAACAGGATAGGGTCTTCTCCAAAAGTTAGCAGAGAAGGGGCCCCGTGGAGTTGGGGGGACGGGATCAACCCCTGacagttggggtgggggaggctggTTCCCACCCAGTCCAGCCCCTTCCTGACCTTCAGCTGtttttcttgtctcttctttCCTTGTAGGGAACAGAATATTGGAGTATGTGGGACCCCAATGCAGGTAGGTGTATGGGAGGGTGTGCTGTACCCCCATTTCTTTTCTACCCTTAATTTAGAAGGGCTCCACAGAGGTGGGGAGATGTGGTTGTCTatgctctttttctccctctcatgaAGCAAAgttcctccctttcccttattGCACCCCAACACACAAGACTTCCCTCTTTTGAGCTCAGctcatttcctcttccctttaccttctttctccttcccatcttccttcccccctttttgcTAACCTCCATATTGCCTGAAGGAAGAGGGGGCAATGAAAGTACTGGAGTCCCTTCTTCACCACTTGTTTTGGTTGTAAAAGAGGCTGGACCTTGCTGATACTATCTTATTTTCTGCTTCTCTCCCCATCTAGGACAGCCAGGGATGTACCCTCCTGGGGCTCCTATGCCCCCTTCAACTTCTGGGTGCCCTGGGGTTACCAACCCCATTCACCCACCATCAACCAATCCTGCATACCCTCCAGGTACCTTTCCTACTCCGCCTGGCTGTTTCCCAGGGAATCCAGTTTATCCTCCTGGTAATGCTTTTGGTCCTGGGCAGCAGCCAGGGTACCCGGGCTGCCCACCCCCAGGTCCCTACCCACCTCCTTGCCCTGGTATGCCTTCTGTGAATCCCTTGGCCCCAGGGGTAGTGGCGCCAGGTATAGTGATGGataagaagatgaggaagaagatgaagaaggctCATAAGAAAATGCATAAACATCACAAACATGGCAAGGTGAGTTTCTCTGGTAGCTTTGCTGGGGTTGGGATGGGGAGCATATTATCAGCATCCCCGGCACAGGGGAGTTTGAGGCATGGTCTGATGGCTTTGCCTTCCACTGGATTTGCCTTCTCTATTGCCTTCCATCCATCCGTGCTGTGAGTGTAGACTAGTGGGGAGAGCATGTTGGCCTTGGAACCCAGGCATAGAAACTGGGTAAGAATCCTGCCTCTTAGTACTTCCCTAACTCTAAGTGAGTTCCTTCActcctttaagtctcagtttcttgagGAAAATAAAGTGGTTGGCATCGGGAatcactgaagtcccttcctttcagctctaaaccccTGAGTTCATGGATAACCTTTGGCAAGTGTCTCAGATTATCTGGCTTTTCATTGTTTCTAGCTTTATAGGATGGATAAGTGATCCACACCCTCCCAGAGTGCTGAGGCACAGCATCTACATATGATTAATTAGTTTTGTCCTTCCAACTTTGTAACTGAATACCTGGGGCCAGACTcctatctcttctctccttcatctTAGTTATTCTAgctagttgatagagcactggagtcaggaggccttgacttcagatttggcctcagacacttgatacttactagctatttgaccccgaacaagtcacttaa
It encodes the following:
- the PRR13 gene encoding proline-rich protein 13, with the translated sequence MGSSGFLFTFPSPGRGPFLCPEAPTSGFSFQWGKGTEYWSMWDPNAGQPGMYPPGAPMPPSTSGCPGVTNPIHPPSTNPAYPPGTFPTPPGCFPGNPVYPPGNAFGPGQQPGYPGCPPPGPYPPPCPGMPSVNPLAPGVVAPGIVMDKKMRKKMKKAHKKMHKHHKHGKHSSSSSSSSSDSD